Genomic DNA from Nocardioides aquaticus:
CGCGTGGGCCTCCGCCTCGACGTTCCGCAACAGCGACAAGCGCGGCGGCGCCAACGGCGCCCGCCTCCGCCTCGCCCCGCAGAACGGCTGGACGGTCAACGACCCCGAGGAGCTCGCGCAGGCGCTGCGGGTGCTCGAGGGCGTCCGCGACGAGTTCAACGCCGCGGGCGGCGCGAAGATCTCGCTGGCCGACCTGGTCGTCCTGGCCGGTGCCGCCGGCGTCGAGAAGGCCGCCCGCGACGGCGGCCACGACGTCACGGTGCCGTTCACCCCGGGCCGCACCGACGCCACGCAGGAGCAGACCGACGAGGCCTCGATGGCGTGGCTCGAGCCCACCGCCGACGGCTTCCGCAACTACCTCGGCAAGGGCCAGATGCTGCCGGCGGAGTTCCTGCTGGTCGACCGGGCCAACCTGCTCGGCCTGAGCGCCCCGGAGCTGACCGTCCTGGTCGGCGGCCTGCGGGTGCTCGGGGCCAACACCGGCGGCTCGAAGGCCGGCGTGCTCACCGAGCGCGAGGGAGTGCTCAGCAACGACTTCTTCCGCACGCTGCTCGGCATGGACCTCGAGTGGAGCCAGGTCGGCGACGACCGCGACTCCTTCGAGGCCCGCCGCCACGGCTCGGACGAGGTCGTCTGGACCGGGACCCGCAGCGACCTGGTGTTCGGCTCGAACTCCGAGCTGCGCGCGGTCGCCGAGGTCTACGCCTCCGACGACGCGCAGGAGAAGTTCGTGCGCGACTTCGTCAAGGCCTGGGACAAGGTCATGATGGCCGACCGCTACGACGTGGCGGACGCCCGCGCCTGACGGTCCTGCACACGCAAGAGCCCGGTCGCCCCGAGAGGGGCGGCCGGGCTCTTGTCGTACGTCGCTGGGTCAGCAGCAGATCGTGGAACGCTCCCGGACCGGGGGCGCGACGTGGTGGGGGTCCGGTGCGCCGGCGACCAGGACGTGCGCCTGGGGCGCCCCGAGGTGCGGGCCGCGCACGCACCGCAGCGACCCCGAGCGGTGCTCGCAGCGCTCCTCGTCGTGGCCGGCGACCTCGATGCTGCCGATCCGGAACGGGGCGGGCGCCGTACGCAGGGTGCGGCGGGTGCTCAGCGACGTCACCGAGCGGCCGGGCCGGCGCCGGGGGACGGCGGGCTCGAGGTGGGTGACGGTCTTCACCGTCGCGGGGCGGGCGGGCTGGGCGGGCGGAACGGGTGTCGTGGCGATCACGAGGGCCTCCGGGAGGGGGTCGGGGTGGTCGGCCACCGGCGTGTCCGTCGGCCTGTCCGGAGGAACAACACCGGGAGGGCCCCGGACAGTCCCGCCCGAGGGGTGACTTCTACCGTCGTGGCTGCAGCGGCCCACCGGGCCGCGCCACCGACCAGGAGGGACAGACCATGACCACGTGGTTCATCACCGGATGCTCGACCGGGCTCGGGCGGGCCTTCGCCCTCGAGGCCCTCGACCGCGGCCACCGGGTCGTCGTCACCGCACGTGACGTGGGCTCGGTCCAGGACCTCGCCGACGCCCACCCCGACCAGGTGCTCGCGGTCCCGCTCGACGTCACCGACGACGCCCAGGTCGCCGCGGCCGTCGCCGCGGCGGAGGAGCGGTTCGGCGGCGTCGACGTCCTCGTCAACAACGCCGGGTACGGCTACCGCTCCGCCCTCGAGGAGGGCGACCACGAGGACGTGCTGCGGCTGTTCGACACCCACGTGCACGGCACCGTGCGCCTGACGCAGGCCGTCCTGCCCGGGATGCGCGCCCGGCGCTCGGGCACGGTCGTCAACCTCTCGTCGATCGGGGCGCGGGTCTGCCCGGAGGGCTCCGGCTACTACGCCGCCGTCAAGGCCGCCGTCGAGGCGCTCACGCTCTCGCTGCGCAAGGAGGTCGCCCCCCTCGGGATCACCGCCATGACCGTCGAGCCCGGCGCCTTCCGGACCGACTTCTCCGGCCGGTCGCTGACCCAGTCGGCCGTCCCGATCGACGACTACGCCGACACCGCGGGCCGCCGTCGTCGCGAGAACGACCCGACCGACGGCACCCAGCCCGGTGACCCGGCCAAGGCGGCGAGGGCGCTGGTCGACGTCGTGGAGTCGGGGCGGGCGCCGTACCTGCTCGTGCTCGGCAACGACGCCTCCGACGGCATCCGCGGGGCGCTGGACGCGCTGCGCGCGGACCTGGACGCCTGGGAGGACGTCAGCCGCAGCACGGACTTCGACTAGGCCCGGCCGAGCGGGTCCTCGGCCACCGCGCGGATCTCCACCAGCGTGCCCGGGACCACGAGCTCGGCGATCCCGATCGCCGACCACGCGGGGTACGGCGCGGGCACGTGCTGGTCCTTGACGGCGGCGAACGCGAGGAAGTGCTCGCGCAGTCCGACGTGGTACGTCGTGAGCTCGACCAGGTCGGCCGTGGTCGCACCCGCGGTGGCCAGCGTCGCGTCGAGGTGGGTGAACGCCTGGCGGAACTGGGTCGTCGGGTCGGGATCGACGGTGCCGTCGGCGCGCACGCCGGTGACGCCGGAGCAGAAGAGCAGGCCGCGGCTGCGGACGACGTGGCTGAAGTGCCAGCGCGCGGCGGGGTCCTGGGGGCCGGCGGCGGCGGGGTCGACGAGGTGGTCCACGGGGCGATCCTGCCCTGCTGCCGCCGGGTCCGCTCAGGCCCGTCGTCGCACCCACAGGCAGGCGACGACGTCGTCGGTGTCGGGTGCCAGGAAGAGCAGGTAGTGGCGTCCGGCGACGTCGTCGACGACCGGCGCCAGGCGGACGGTCTGCTGGCCGGAGGCTGCGAGGTCCTCGACTGCGCTGTCGAACCCGGCGTGCTCGACGCCGACGGCGACCACGTGCGCCGCGCGGCGCCGGTAGATCGTGAGCAGGTTCGCCGTGGTCGGCCGGCCCGGGAACGTCTCGGGGCGGGCGCCGCGCCCGATCGCGTCGGCGCAGTCGTGCGAGGCCGGGTCGGGTCGTTCCCGCAACGTCGCCTGCAGCCGGTCGAGGTCCATGCCCCGATGCTGGCACCCGTGTGCTGCGTTCCGGACCACCGCCGGGCCGGTCGCGTCTAGCCTGCGGGACGTGCTGCTCCACCTCGCCGTCGTCCCACCCCCGCCCTGGTCGACGAGGCCTCGGCCGTGCTGCGGGACCTGCGGGCTCCGGCCCCGGCTCGCAGCGGCGGGGTCGGGCGCCTGCTCGGGCGCTCCCGCACGACGCCCGCCGGGCCGGCTCCTCTCGACCTCCTCGACCCGGACCTGGTCCTGCTGCCCGTGACCCCCCTGGGCAACCTCACCCCGCGCGACGCCCGGCGCCTGGCCGCGGCGGTCACCGACGCCCTCGCACCGCTCGCCAGGCCGGTGGTGCGCACGCACGGCGGGGTCGCCCTCGAGCCGATCGGCGACGACCGTGTCCAGGTCCGCCTGGTCGGCGACGAGAGGGGACTGCGGACGGTGGTCTCGGCGGCGCTCGCCGCGATCGAGCAGGTCGGGATCTTCTGCGACCGCCGGGTGTTCCGTCCGCTGCTCCCGCTGGCCCGGGTCAACGAGGCGACCACCGAGGCCGACCTGGAGGCCGCTCTGGCCGCGCTGGCCGGGGCCGAGGGGCGGCCGTGGGCCGTCGACCACGTCGCGCTCCTCCAACGCCCCGCCGACGCGCGGACCCAGCCGTCGCGGGTGGTCGAGCGGATCCCGGTCGGGGCGCCGTAGCCCGGGTGTCCTGAGGGTGGAGATCGGGAAGAAAAGCCCCGCGGTGTTGTTCAACCTTGCATGAAGAAGATCGGCTTCCTGTCCTTCGGGCACTGGACCCCCTCGCCGCAGTCGCAGACGCGCTCGGCCTCCGACGTGCTGCTGCAGTCGATCGACCTCGCGGTCGCGGCGGAGGAGCTCGGGGCGGACGGAGCGTACTTCCGCGTGCACCACTTCGCGAACCAGCTCGCCTCGCCGTTCCCGCTGCTGGCCGCGGTCGGGGCGCGCACGAGCCGGATCGAGATCGGCACCGGCGTGATCGACATGCGCTACGAGAACCCGCTCTACATGGCCGAGGACGCCGGCTCGGCCGACCTCATCTCCGGCGGCAGGCTGCAGCTCGGCATCAGCCGCGGCTCACCGGAGCAGGTCGTCGACGGCTTCCGCTACTTCGGGTACGCCCCCGGTGAGGGCCAGGACGCCTCCGACATGGCCCGTCAGCACACCCAGGTGCTTCTCGAGGTGCTCAAGGGCGAGGGGTTCGCCGAGCCCAACCCGCGCCCGATGTTCCCGAACCCGCCGGGCCTGCTGCGCATCGAGCCGCACAGCCCCGGCCTGCGGGACCGGATCTGGTGGGGCGCCGGCACGCGCGCCACGGCCGAGTGGACCGCGGAGCAGGGGATGAACCTGATGAGCTCCACCCTGCTCAGCGAGGACACCGGGGTGCCCTTCCACCAGCTGCAGGCCGAGCAGGTCGAGCGGTACCGCAAGGCGTGGGCCGACGCCGGGCACCAGCGGGACGGCCGCGTCTCGGTCAGCCGGAGCATCTTCCCGGTCGTCAACGACCTCGACCGGGCGTACTTCGGTGCGGCCGGCGGGCAGGACCAGGTCGGCTACCTCGACGGCGGCAAGGCCCGCTTCGGCAAGACGTACGCCGGTGAGCTCGAGCAGCTGGTCAAGGACCTGGCCGAGGACGAGGCGATCGCGGCGGCGGACACCCTGCTGCTGACGATCCCCAACCAGCTCGGGGTCGACTACTGCGCCCACGTCCTCGACGTGGTCGTCAACCAGGTGGCGCCGGAGCTCGGCTGGCGCTGATCCGGGGGGCGCCGACCCGGCCCGCGCCGGACGCGGCGGGGCGCGTCCGGTAGACAATCCCCATGAGCGACCTGTTCACCGAGTCCAGCAGCCAGTGGCTGAGCCGCGACGAGCTGGAGTCGGCCCGCCAGCGGCTGCCGATGCTCTACGTCGACGCGGTGCCGGTCCGGGTCGACGAGACGGGCACGGTCACCGCGTTCGGGCTGCTGCTGCGGGTCAGCGGCGACGGCGAGATCAGCAGGGCGCTGATCTCGGGCCGTGTGCTCTACCAGGAGCGGGTCCGCACCGCGCTCCTGCGCCACCTGGAGAAGGACCTCGGCCCGCTGGCGCTGCCCAAGCTCCCGGCCCACCCGCAGCCCTTCACCGTCGCGGAGTACTTCCCGATGCGGGGCGTCACCCCGTTCCACGACGCCCGTCAGCACGCCGTCTCGCTGGCCTACGTCGTGCCGGTCGAGGGCGACTGCGCCCCCCAGCAGGACGCGCTGGAGCTGGCCTGGTTCACCCCCGAGCAGGCTGCCGACCCGGAGGTCCAGCAGGCGATGGCCGGCGGCCAGGGCACGCTGCTGCGCCAGGCGCTGGCGGTCTGCGGCTTCTAGCCGAGATGACGCTCGCGGACAGCCGAGGTGACGCTCGCGGACAGCCGAGGTGACGCTCGCGGACAGCCGAGGTGACGCTCGCGGACACGCGAGATGACGGTTGCGGCGCGTGGCATGCTCCGGCCATGCCCGCTCTGCTGACACCCGGCCCCGTGCGTCGATGAGGGCGGTCTCCTGCGCCCACGGCGAGCTGGAGGTCGTCGACCTGCCCGACCCTCGCCCGGCCGCCGGCCAGGTCGTGCTCGCCGTGCGCCGATGCGGGATCTGCGGCTCCGACCTGCACGCCAAGGACCACGCCGACGAGCTCGACGAGGTCATGGTGGAGGTCGGGTACGACGCCTCGATCCGCTCCGACCGCCCCACCGTGCTCGGCCACGAGATCTGCGGCGAGGTCGTCGAGCGCGGTCGTGGCGTCCCCCGGGAGCTCCGTCCGGGCACGCTGGCGGTGACCTTCCCGCTGGTCCGCGCGGCCGGGGCGGTGCACCTGACGGGGTTGTCGCCCCAGGCGCCGGGCGGGTACGCCGAGCAGGTGCTGGCGCAGGGCTCGATGACGCTCGCCGTGCCGAACGGGCTCGCGCCCGAGGTCGCCGTGCTGACCGAGCCGATGGCCGTCGCGCTGCACGCGGTGCGCCGGGCCGACGTCGGGCGGCGCGACGTCGCGGTCGTCCTGGGCTGCGGCCCCGTCGGCCTGGCCGTGGTCTGCCACCTGAAGGCGCGCGGCGTACGTCGGGTCGTGGCCTCGGACCCCTCGGCCGCCCGGCGGGCGCTGGCCCTGCGGTGCGGAGCGGACACCGTGGTCGACCCGCGCGAGGAGTCGCCGTACGACGCAGCCTCGACGCGGCGGACCGTGCGGACGGCCCCGCAGCTCCTCGAGCTGGCCGTGGGTTCGATGGACAGGCTGCGCCGGGTCCCGGGGTGGGTGCACCTCTACCGCGCCGCCGAGCTGGCCGGGGCGGCGGACGCGCCGCGGCCGGTCGTCTTCGAGTGCGTCGGCACCCCCGGGATGATCGACGGTGTCCTGTCCGGGGCGCCGATGGGCACCCGGGTCGTGGTGGTCGGCGTCTGCATGGGCGCGGACCGGATCCGCCCGTCGATGGCGGTCAACAAGGAGATCGAGCTCCGCTTCGTGCTCGGCTACACCCCTCTTGAGCTGCGGGACACGCTGCACCTGCTGGCCGAGGGCGAGGTCGATGCCTCGCCGCTGGTCACCGGGACGGTCGGGCTCGACGGGGTGGCCGGGGCGTTCGTCGCGCTGGCCGGGGCCGAGCGGCACGCCAAGGTGCTCGTCGACCCGTCGTCCGACGCCGTGCTCTGACCCCGGGGCGAGGGCGCGCCGCAACCGTCACCTCGAGGCGCCGCGAGCGTCATCTCGGCTGTCCGGAAGGGTCATCTCGGCCCGGGTGCGGTGCGGGGCCCGGGACAGGGGACGATGCCGGTCATGCGACTGACCTGGACCCTGCACGGTGACGGGCGCTCGGTGGCCCCCGACGCGATCGTCCGCCCCGGCGAGCGGCTCAGCTGGCCGCTGACGGTCGGGCTCGGCGCGCAGCACGTCGTCGCGATGTTCGGCGCGACCTTCCTGGTCCCGCTGCTGACCGGCTTCCCGCCGACCGCGACCCTGTTCTTCTCCGGCGTCGGCACGATCCTCTTCCTGCTGCTGACGGCGAACCGGCTGCCGAGCTACCTCGGCTCGTCGTTCGCCTTCATCGCCCCGATCACGGCCGCCAGCACCAGCGGCGGCCCCGGGGCGGCCCTGTTCGGCGTGCTGGCCACCGGGCTGCTGCTCGCCGCGGTCGGCGCGGTGGTCCTGGTCACCGGCACCGGCTGGATCGAGTCGCTGATGCCGCCCGTGGTCACCGGCGCGATCGTCGCCCTGATCGGCCTGAACCTCGCCGGCGCCGCGACGACCAACGTCGAGATGGCGCCGCTCACCGCCTTCGTGACCCTCGCCGTGGTGCTGCTGGTCGCGGTCGGCCTGCGCGGGTTCGCCGCCCGCCTGTCCATCCTGATTGGCGTCGCCGTCGGGTACGTCGTGGCCGCGGTCACCGGCGTCGTCGACCTCGCCCCCGTGGGCGACGCGGCCTGGGTCGGCCTTCCCGACTTCACCGCCCCGTCCTTCGCGTGGTCGGTCCTGCCGGCCTTCCTGCCGGTGGTGCTGGTCCTGGTCGCCGAGAACGTCGGCCACGTCCGTACGGTCGCCCACCTGACCGGGGACGAGTCGGTCAACCGGCTCACCGGACGAGCGTTGCTGGCCGACGGGCTGGCCACCACGCTGGCCGGGGCCGGCGGCGGATCGGGCACCACGACGTACGGCGAGAACATCGGCGTGATGGCCGCGACGCGCGTCTACTCGACCGCGGCCTACTGGGTCGCCGGGCTGACCGCGCTCCTGCTGAGCTTGTCGCCCAAGTTCGGTGCGCTGGTCAACACGATCCCGGCCGGCGTGCTGGGCGGGGTGACCGTCGCGCTCTACGGCCTGATCGGCGTCATCGGCGTCAAGATCTGGATCGACAACCGGGTCGACTTCTCCCGCCCGGTCAACCAGCTCACGGCGGCCGTCGCGCTGGTGATCGGGATCGGCGACCTGACCCTCGGCTTCGGCCTCGGCGGCGAGGACGTCGTGGTGACCGGGATCGCGCTCGGCACGATCGCCGCGCTGGTCGTCTTCCACCTGATGACCGCGGTCGAGAGGGCCCGCGGGACGGGCCCCGCCGGCCGGCCGTGAGTCTCCGGGCTGTTCTCGCCGAGCGCCTCTGGCTCGGTGTCTACTCTTGCCGGGTGCGCAGCCTGCTGGTGGTGGAGGACGACCGGGACGGGCGGGCCCGGACCGCCGCACCGGTCCCGCGACGACGCCCGGTGAGCCCGTGACCCTGGCCGAGGACCCCGTCGACGGCGTGCCGCGTCCCCGAGTCGTCGCCCACCTCGGGTGGGCCCTCGTCCTCGTCCTGCTCGTCCTGGTCGGTCGTCTCACCGTGGTGGGGGACGAGTCCCTCGGCCTGGTGTGGCCCGCGGCGGGGGCGGCGTTCATGTGGTTGTTCCAGCAGCGGGGTCGGCCGGCCTCGGCAGCCGTGCTGGCCGGCATCGCGGCCGCGGTGGGCGTCGCGACGGCGTTGACCGGTGCGTCCACGCTCGTCCTGGTGATCGCGGTCGTCGTCAACGTCGGCGAAGCAGCCCTGGCTGTGCTGCTCGTGCGGCGCTGGTGCCCCCAGCTGCTCGGCGCCGGAGGGCAGGACAGCGTGCACGATCCCGGGGTCGTGGCCCGCGGGGTCGCCGCGGTCGCCCTCGCCACCGGTGTGGGAGCGGTCGCCGCCAGCCTGTCGTTGGCGGCGGCCGGTCTCGCCGGGCCGGGCGCCGGTTTCCTCGACTGGTGGGCCCGTCACCTGACGGGACTCGTGGTGGTCGCGGCCGTGACGCACCTGCTCTGGGAGCGCCTGCTCCGACGACGCGCCGGCCTCCCCGCACCCGGGTGGACACGGACCTCGCGGCTCGAGGCCGTGGCGCTCGGGGTGGTCTCGCTGGCGTCCTACGGGACGGTCTTCCTGCAGGACTCCGGTCTGCCGCTGACCTTCCTGCTGATGGTACCTGCGATCTGGGTGGCGTCGCGGTTCAGCACCCTGGTCGCGGTGCTGCACAGCGTCGTCCTGGGGTCGGTGGGCGTCGCGCTGACGGTGACGGGTCGCGGGCCGTTCGGCGACCTGGCGACCGCGCAGGCCGAGGTGCTCGTGGTCCAGGCGTTCCTGCTGACCGTCCTGCTCACGGTTCTGGCGATCGGCTCCGGGCGGGACGAGCGGCAGCGGCTGGTGGCCGAGCTGGTCGTGTCCCACCAGGGCACCGCGCGTCGCGCGGAGCTTCTCGACGCGATGACCGACGCGATGGACGAGGGGCTCGTCGTGCTCGACCGCGCGGGAGTCATCCTGCGCACCAACCTCGCCGCGCGCGAGTTGCTGGAGATCACCGACACCGGGTACCGCTCGTCCTCGCGCGAGTACGCGGTGCTCCGGCCCGACGGGACGCCGATGCCGTTCGAGGAGCATCCCTCCCAGCGGGCACTGCGCGAGGGGCGCGTCGCCCCCGAGGACGTGGTGCTGCGCGACGTCGGTGGTGGTGAACGCGTCCTGTCGGTCACGGCGGCTCCTCTGTCGTCGGGCGTCCCCGGGGCGGCGGCGACGGCCTCGCTGGTGGTCTACCGCGAGGTCACCGCGGAGCGTCAGCAGCGCGCGCGGCTGGCGGACTTCGCCGCCGTGGCCGCGCACGACCTCCGCAACCCGTTGACCTCGGTCGGCGGATGGGTCGACCTGGCCCGTATGCAGGTCGCCAAGAAGGACGGCGCCGACCCCGTCGCGCTGGACCGCGCGCTGGGCCGGGCCCGGAGCGCCGTGGACCGGATGGCCTCCCTCGTCGACGACCTCCTGGCCCAGGCGCACGCCGAGGGCGGCGCGCTGGTCCTCGTCGCCACCGACCTGGGCGGGGCCGGCGGACTGGTGCGGGACGTGGCCGGCGAGCTCGACCTCGCCGTCGAGGTCGCCGACGGTCCGTGGCCGGAGGTCCTGGTCGACGCCGACCTCGTGCGTCAGCTGGTCGCGAACCTGCTGGGCAACGCCCACAAGTACGTCGCCCCCGGGGTCGAGCCGCGCGTCTGCGTGTCGTCGCAGGTCGCCGGTGCGCGCCTCGTGGTCCGCGTGGAGGACAACGGGATCGGGGTGCCCGAGGGCCAGCACGACCAAGTGTTCGAGCGGTTCCACCGCGCGCACGCCGAGGACGGGTCCTACCCGGGCACGGGCCTCGGCCTGGCGATCTGCCGCACGGTGGTGCAGCGGCACGAGGGCAGCATCGTCTGCACGCCGGCCCCGGGGGGCGGCACCGCCTTCACCTTCGACCTCCCGTTGGCGGCGACAGGAGGGGCCGAGGGCCCCGCCGAGGGTGCGAGCGGCGTCACGCCCGGTCGAGCAGGGTGGTGAGGGTGCGCACGACCCCGTCGTCGGTGTTGGCCGGGGCCCGGTGCCGGGCGCGCTGGAGGACGTCGGGGTGCGCGTTGTCCATCGCGAAGGACAACCCGGCCTCGTCGAGCATCTCGAGGTCGTTGAGGTAGTCGCCGAAGGCGGCCGTCTGCGCCGCGGTCACCCCGAGCGCCTCCTGCAGCCGCCGCACCGCGACGCCCTTGTGCACCCCGGCGTCCATCACGTCGACCCAGTGCGCGCCCGAGACGACCACCTGGTGGTCGGGCCGCAGCGGGGCCAGGGCCGGCTCGACCTGCTCGGTCGGGTCGCCGAAGGCGAACACGGCGACCTTGACCGCGATGTCGTCGACGGCGAGCAGGTCCTCGACCTCGGTCAGGCTGGCGTAGTAGGGGTCGACGTGGTCGAGGAAGGCCCGGTCGTGGCGCTCGACGTAGGCCGTGCGGCGACCGCAGACGACCACGCCGAGGTCGGCGCCGCCGTCCGCGAGCGCCCGCATCCGGCGGACGACGTCGGTCACCAGGGCGGCCGGCAGGGTCGCCGCGCTGATCTCCTGACCGTCGCGCACGACGTAGCCGCCGTTCTCGGCGATGAACACCATGCCCTCGGCTGCGCGGGCGAACATCGCGGCCAGGGTCGCGTACTGCCGCCCGCTCGCGGGGGCGAAGACCACGCCGGCCTCCCGCATCCGCTCGAGCAGCGGCCAGAGGCCGTCCGGCACCTGCCCGGCACCGTCGAGGAGCGTGCCGTCCATGTCGACGACCGCGAGGCGGAGGTCGGGACGCTCGGGCAGCGGTGCGTGGCTCACCCGGTCAGGATCCCAGTCCCGCCCGGAACCTGCGCACCCGGTCACTCGTCGCCGGAAGGAACGAAGTGCGCCGTGCCCCCTGGTGCGGGGCACTGACCTGCACCGACCGCGGACGGGTTGGAGGTCGGCACGACTTCCTTCCTTCCCACGACGTCACTACCCGCCGGGTGAGGCGTCCCGACCTACGGTTCTGCCCATGACTCACTACGACCTCGTGATCATCGGGACCGGCTCCGGCAACACCATCCTGGACGACCGGTTCGAGGGGTGGCGGGTCGCGATCGTCGAGGAGGGCGCGTACGGCGGGACCTGTCTGAACCGCGGCTGCATCCCCTCGAAGATGTACGTCGTCCCCGCCACCATCGCCCACGACGCGGCCGACGAGGGCCCCCGCCTGGGTCTGCGGACGTCGTACGACGGCGCCGACTGGCGCGCGATGCGGGACCGGGTCTTCGGGCGGATCGACCCGCTCGCACGGCAGGGCCACGAGTACCGCGTCGGGCAGTCGCACGTCGACGCGATCGACGGCCGGGCGCGGTTCACCGGGGCCCGTGCCCTGGTGGTCTCCCGCGAGGGGGAGACCGACCTGGAGCTGACCGCCGACCACGTCCTGATCGCGGTGGGCAGCCGGCCGGTCGTGCCGGACGTGCCGGGCCTGGACGCCGTGCCCTACGAGACCAGCGACACCGTGATGCGCCTCGACGCGCTGCCCGCGCGGATAGGGGTCGTCGGCGGTGGCTACGTCGGGTCGGAGTTCGCGAACGTCTTCGCCTCCCTCGGCACCCAGGTGGTGCAGGTCGACTCGGCGCCGCGGCTGATCGACAACCACGACCGGGAGGTCGCCGACCACTTCACCGAGCTCGCCGGGCGCCGCTGGGACCTCCGCCTCGACGCCGGTCTCGAGAAGGTGGAGCGCACGGACTCCGGGAGCATCACGATGCACCTCGGCGACGGCAGCCGCGCCGAGGTCGACGTGCTGCTGCTGGCCGTGGGTCGCACGCCCAACGCCGACCTGCTCGACCTCGACGGCAGCGGGAGCGGGGTGGAGGTCGACGACGCCGGCCGGGTGGTGGTCGACGAGCACCAGCGCACCACCGCAGACGGGGTCTGGGCCCTCGGCGACGTCTCCTCGCCTCAGCCGCTCAAGCACGTGGCCAACCAGGACGCCCGGGTCGTGCAGCACAACCTGCTGAACCCCGACGGCCTGCGGGTCAGCGACCACCGGTTCGTGCCGAGCGCCGTGTTCGCCTCCCCGCAGGTCGCCGCGGTCGGCCTGACCGAGGAGCAGGCCCGCGAGCAGGGCCTCGACCTCGCGGTCGGCCGGTCCCACTACGCCGACACCGCGCACGGGTGGGCGATGGAGACCGACGACCGGTGCCACTTCGCCAAGGTGCTGGCCGACCGCGCCACCGGCCGGCTCGTCGGCGCGCACCTCATCGGCCCCCAGGCCTCCGTCCTGGTGCAGCCGCTGATCCAGGCGATGAGCTTCGACCAGCCGGTGGTGGGGCTGGCCCGCGGGATGTACTGGATCCACCCCGCGCTGAGCGAGGTCGTCGAGACCGCGCTGCTCGCGCTCGAGGAGGAGCTGGTCGGCGAGAAGCCGTAGGCCCGGCCGCCGAGGCCGACGCCGCCGCCGGGGGTGAGCGGGGCCGCCGTACCGTCGGGGCGTGGACGAGACGACGAACGAGCAGGGCCCCGCGACGGCACGCCGCCGGCGGGTGCTGGTCACCGGCGCGACGGGGTACGTCGGCTCGCGGCTCGTGCCCGCCCTGCTCGCCGAGGGCCACGAGGTGGTCGCGGCGACGCGCAGCGCGTCGAGCCTCGAGGACTACCCCTGGTCGGACCGGGTCGACGCGGCCGAGTTCGACATCGCCGACGAGGACAAGATCGCCGCCGCGGTCGAGAGCGTCGACGCGGTGGTCTACCTGGTGCACTCGATGGCCGACGAGGACTTCGTCCGCAAGGACCGGGAGGCCGCCGAGCGGGTGGCCCGGGCCTGCGAGAAGGCCGGTGTGGAGCAGGTCGTCTACCTCTCCGGCCTCGTGCCGGACGCCGAGCTGACCGACCACCTGCGCTCGCGCCTGGAGGTCGAGGAGGTCTTCCTCGACTCGTCGGTCCCGGCGACGGTGCTGCGCGCCGCGATGGTGATCGGGTCCGGGTCGACCTCCTTCGAGCTGCTGCGCCGGCTCAGCCGTCGGGTGCCGCTGGTGACGCCGGTCCCGTCGTGGATGCGCCGCAGCCTCCAGCCGGTCTCGATCGACGACGTCGTCCACCTGCTGGTGCGCGCGCTCCAGGGTGAGGTGCACGACCGGCACTACGACGTCGGGGGCGACGACGTCCTGACCTACCCCGAGCTGCTGGCGCTGTTCGCCGAGGTGGACGGCCTGCGCCGACGCCGCGTGCTCGTGCCGGGCCTG
This window encodes:
- a CDS encoding ATP-binding protein, with the protein product MTLAEDPVDGVPRPRVVAHLGWALVLVLLVLVGRLTVVGDESLGLVWPAAGAAFMWLFQQRGRPASAAVLAGIAAAVGVATALTGASTLVLVIAVVVNVGEAALAVLLVRRWCPQLLGAGGQDSVHDPGVVARGVAAVALATGVGAVAASLSLAAAGLAGPGAGFLDWWARHLTGLVVVAAVTHLLWERLLRRRAGLPAPGWTRTSRLEAVALGVVSLASYGTVFLQDSGLPLTFLLMVPAIWVASRFSTLVAVLHSVVLGSVGVALTVTGRGPFGDLATAQAEVLVVQAFLLTVLLTVLAIGSGRDERQRLVAELVVSHQGTARRAELLDAMTDAMDEGLVVLDRAGVILRTNLAARELLEITDTGYRSSSREYAVLRPDGTPMPFEEHPSQRALREGRVAPEDVVLRDVGGGERVLSVTAAPLSSGVPGAAATASLVVYREVTAERQQRARLADFAAVAAHDLRNPLTSVGGWVDLARMQVAKKDGADPVALDRALGRARSAVDRMASLVDDLLAQAHAEGGALVLVATDLGGAGGLVRDVAGELDLAVEVADGPWPEVLVDADLVRQLVANLLGNAHKYVAPGVEPRVCVSSQVAGARLVVRVEDNGIGVPEGQHDQVFERFHRAHAEDGSYPGTGLGLAICRTVVQRHEGSIVCTPAPGGGTAFTFDLPLAATGGAEGPAEGASGVTPGRAGW
- a CDS encoding Cof-type HAD-IIB family hydrolase: MSHAPLPERPDLRLAVVDMDGTLLDGAGQVPDGLWPLLERMREAGVVFAPASGRQYATLAAMFARAAEGMVFIAENGGYVVRDGQEISAATLPAALVTDVVRRMRALADGGADLGVVVCGRRTAYVERHDRAFLDHVDPYYASLTEVEDLLAVDDIAVKVAVFAFGDPTEQVEPALAPLRPDHQVVVSGAHWVDVMDAGVHKGVAVRRLQEALGVTAAQTAAFGDYLNDLEMLDEAGLSFAMDNAHPDVLQRARHRAPANTDDGVVRTLTTLLDRA
- a CDS encoding mycothione reductase, translated to MTHYDLVIIGTGSGNTILDDRFEGWRVAIVEEGAYGGTCLNRGCIPSKMYVVPATIAHDAADEGPRLGLRTSYDGADWRAMRDRVFGRIDPLARQGHEYRVGQSHVDAIDGRARFTGARALVVSREGETDLELTADHVLIAVGSRPVVPDVPGLDAVPYETSDTVMRLDALPARIGVVGGGYVGSEFANVFASLGTQVVQVDSAPRLIDNHDREVADHFTELAGRRWDLRLDAGLEKVERTDSGSITMHLGDGSRAEVDVLLLAVGRTPNADLLDLDGSGSGVEVDDAGRVVVDEHQRTTADGVWALGDVSSPQPLKHVANQDARVVQHNLLNPDGLRVSDHRFVPSAVFASPQVAAVGLTEEQAREQGLDLAVGRSHYADTAHGWAMETDDRCHFAKVLADRATGRLVGAHLIGPQASVLVQPLIQAMSFDQPVVGLARGMYWIHPALSEVVETALLALEEELVGEKP
- a CDS encoding NAD(P)H-binding protein codes for the protein MDETTNEQGPATARRRRVLVTGATGYVGSRLVPALLAEGHEVVAATRSASSLEDYPWSDRVDAAEFDIADEDKIAAAVESVDAVVYLVHSMADEDFVRKDREAAERVARACEKAGVEQVVYLSGLVPDAELTDHLRSRLEVEEVFLDSSVPATVLRAAMVIGSGSTSFELLRRLSRRVPLVTPVPSWMRRSLQPVSIDDVVHLLVRALQGEVHDRHYDVGGDDVLTYPELLALFAEVDGLRRRRVLVPGLSARTVGWACARISGMDITTVSALVESLGEDMVCGEDDVRRDLADPDHRFVSVREALQRSVSESTDGGTLEGDTHAPAPTDSV